A window from gamma proteobacterium SS-5 encodes these proteins:
- the gshB gene encoding glutathione synthase — protein MVMDPIADIKPSKDSSLAMLLEAQRRGWSLAYMELGDLWLRDGQSWGRMRQLEVRDSASDWFSLGAESDQPLAELDLLLMRKDPPFDSEFLYATQLLELAERQGLLVVNRPQALRDCNEKLFASWFPELCPPSLVSSSSARLHGFIAEQRDVVLKPLDGMGGASIFRVRAGDPNSGVIIETLTAQGRRYALAQRFIPAIEQGDKRILMIDGEPVPYVLARIPRPGDNRGNLAAGGSGRPQPLSEGDRRIAERVGPVLRERGIGFAGLDVIGDYLTEINVTSPTCIRELDRAYGINIAGDLLDVLEQRLEK, from the coding sequence ATGGTGATGGACCCCATCGCCGACATCAAACCCAGCAAGGATTCCAGCCTGGCCATGCTGCTGGAGGCGCAGCGGCGCGGCTGGTCCCTGGCCTATATGGAGCTGGGCGATTTGTGGCTGCGCGATGGTCAGAGCTGGGGCCGTATGCGCCAGCTTGAGGTCAGGGATAGCGCCAGCGATTGGTTCAGCCTGGGCGCCGAGTCCGATCAGCCCCTGGCCGAACTGGACCTGCTGCTGATGCGCAAGGACCCGCCGTTTGATAGCGAGTTCCTCTACGCCACCCAGCTGTTGGAGCTGGCCGAGCGCCAGGGGCTGCTGGTGGTCAATCGGCCTCAGGCCCTGCGTGATTGCAACGAGAAGCTGTTTGCCAGCTGGTTTCCCGAGCTTTGTCCGCCGAGCCTGGTGAGCAGCAGTAGCGCACGCCTGCATGGCTTCATCGCCGAGCAGCGGGATGTGGTGCTCAAGCCCTTGGATGGCATGGGCGGGGCCTCGATCTTTCGTGTCCGCGCCGGTGATCCCAATAGCGGGGTGATCATCGAGACCCTGACCGCTCAGGGCCGCCGCTATGCCCTGGCGCAACGCTTTATCCCGGCCATTGAGCAGGGCGACAAGCGCATCCTGATGATCGACGGCGAGCCTGTGCCCTATGTGCTGGCGCGTATCCCCCGTCCAGGGGATAACCGGGGCAACCTGGCTGCTGGCGGCAGCGGCCGACCCCAGCCCCTGAGCGAGGGGGATAGGCGCATCGCCGAGCGGGTCGGCCCGGTGCTGCGTGAGCGCGGTATCGGCTTTGCCGGGCTGGATGTGATTGGCGATTATCTGACCGAGATCAATGTCACCAGTCCCACCTGCATCCGCGAGCTGGATCGGGCCTATGGCATCAATATCGCGGGCGATTTGCTGGATGTGTTGGAGCAGAGGTTGGAAAAGTGA
- a CDS encoding YfiR family protein, translating to MMTMLPASESQATSANRTPPQRYLLLGCCLLACLLADPIWAKGQAQERLLKAAFVYNFAKFTQWPTSSFSDGEASLNLCLIGQDGLNGDLRRLDGRLVKGRTLRVKALDGNTLPDSCHMAYIARSEGSGLARQLAGRPVLSISQISRFSRSGGIIELYRRNGKIRFRINRSAAQRAGLSISSRLLKLADVVGG from the coding sequence ATGATGACGATGCTGCCTGCGTCTGAGAGCCAAGCAACCTCGGCGAATCGCACCCCCCCCCAGCGCTACCTGCTGCTGGGCTGCTGTCTGCTCGCCTGCCTGCTGGCCGACCCGATCTGGGCCAAGGGCCAGGCCCAGGAGCGCCTGCTCAAGGCCGCCTTTGTGTATAACTTCGCCAAGTTCACCCAATGGCCGACGAGCAGCTTCAGTGACGGGGAGGCCTCGCTGAACCTGTGCCTGATCGGCCAGGATGGCCTCAACGGCGACCTGCGGCGGCTGGATGGCCGCTTGGTCAAGGGTCGCACCCTCAGGGTCAAGGCGCTGGACGGCAACACCCTGCCCGATTCCTGCCACATGGCCTACATCGCCCGCTCGGAAGGCTCCGGCCTGGCGCGTCAGTTGGCCGGTCGGCCGGTGCTCAGCATCAGTCAGATCAGCCGTTTCAGCCGCAGCGGCGGCATCATCGAACTCTACCGGCGTAACGGCAAGATACGCTTTCGGATCAACCGCAGCGCCGCGCAGCGGGCCGGACTGAGCATCAGTTCACGCCTGCTCAAGCTGGCGGATGTGGTCGGGGGCTGA
- a CDS encoding TonB-dependent receptor, producing MNHTPVTLLLLASLSGPALANTGNLDQLLSMDLEQLMQVKVSISSVTPQPIAKAPSVVSAITAEDIKATGATNLIQVLESVPGVHIRYSGFGNRPLIHFRGASANQTLLMVNGRPMKDLVWGYGIFWKGLPASIIERVEVLRGPGSALFGADASAGAINVITKTAAPITRAEAGLRLGSFDSQQAWGQFGGQVGGYELGLTADVSSTAGHDPLILRDANGASGIAPYGWDNMDLRLSLARGHWRLLADYMRHDNLETGLAGRGVLDELTSAEDERLSLDLLYDNPHFSRHWGLKFKLGGQQLSYDSGSGFREQPPSLLYPQGELNQMASAERQLGFDLSGRYSGLADHSITLGLGFSQQDLYRVEQWVNAGTGPDGLPLPVGSPLVELSDSPYAFAPERSREIRYLLVQDEWQLAKDWQATLGARYDQYSDFGGTFNPRLALVWNTSAKLTSKLMYGQSFRPPSFLESYPVVTGALANPNLAPEESETWDLAFSYAASKDLRLNLNLFYYQQDNMIGYDRLLNQYRNSGSHDIRGLELEAWWQIHDRLRLSGNYSRNHHSDEGNRFYSTPDQEAYLRLDWELAPRWQLNLQANWSDERERAPSDARADLDSHWLADATLRYSPDPHWELAVSLRNLFDQEARSYTGSGLIDDLPLAERSAFAELRYRF from the coding sequence ATGAACCACACCCCAGTCACCCTGCTGCTGTTGGCCAGCCTGTCGGGCCCGGCTCTGGCCAACACCGGCAACCTGGACCAGCTGCTGAGCATGGACCTGGAACAGCTGATGCAGGTAAAGGTCAGTATCTCCAGCGTCACCCCGCAGCCTATCGCCAAGGCCCCCTCGGTGGTCTCCGCCATCACCGCCGAGGACATCAAGGCCACCGGGGCGACCAACCTGATCCAGGTGCTGGAGTCCGTGCCGGGCGTGCATATCCGCTACAGCGGCTTTGGCAACCGGCCCCTGATCCACTTTCGCGGTGCCAGCGCCAACCAGACCCTGCTGATGGTCAATGGCCGACCGATGAAAGACCTGGTCTGGGGCTATGGCATCTTCTGGAAGGGCCTGCCCGCCAGCATCATCGAGCGGGTCGAGGTGTTGCGTGGCCCCGGCTCCGCCCTGTTCGGCGCCGATGCCTCCGCCGGGGCCATCAATGTCATCACCAAGACCGCCGCCCCCATTACCCGTGCCGAGGCCGGGCTGCGCCTGGGCAGCTTCGACAGCCAGCAGGCCTGGGGCCAATTCGGCGGCCAGGTCGGCGGCTATGAGCTGGGCCTCACCGCCGATGTCTCCAGCACCGCGGGCCATGATCCCCTGATCCTGCGCGATGCCAACGGCGCCAGCGGCATAGCCCCCTACGGCTGGGATAATATGGACCTGCGCCTGTCCCTGGCCCGTGGCCACTGGCGCCTGCTGGCGGACTACATGCGCCACGACAACCTGGAGACCGGCCTGGCCGGGCGCGGTGTGCTGGATGAGCTGACCTCCGCCGAGGACGAGCGCCTGAGCCTGGACCTGCTCTACGACAACCCCCACTTCAGCCGACACTGGGGGCTGAAGTTCAAGCTCGGCGGCCAGCAGCTGAGCTACGACTCCGGCAGCGGCTTTCGCGAGCAGCCCCCCAGCCTGCTCTATCCCCAGGGCGAGCTGAACCAGATGGCCTCCGCCGAGCGCCAGCTGGGGTTTGATCTCAGTGGCCGCTACAGCGGCCTTGCCGACCACAGCATCACCCTGGGCCTGGGCTTCAGCCAGCAGGACCTGTACCGGGTCGAGCAATGGGTCAACGCAGGCACCGGCCCCGATGGCCTGCCCCTGCCCGTCGGTAGCCCCCTGGTGGAGCTGAGCGACAGCCCCTATGCCTTCGCCCCCGAGCGCAGCCGTGAGATCCGCTACCTGCTGGTACAGGACGAATGGCAGCTGGCGAAGGACTGGCAGGCCACGCTGGGGGCGCGCTATGACCAGTATTCCGACTTTGGCGGCACCTTCAACCCGCGTCTGGCCCTGGTCTGGAACACCAGCGCCAAGCTCACCAGCAAGCTGATGTATGGCCAATCCTTCCGCCCGCCATCTTTTCTGGAGAGCTATCCGGTGGTCACCGGCGCCCTGGCCAACCCGAATTTGGCACCGGAGGAATCCGAGACCTGGGACCTGGCCTTCAGCTACGCCGCCAGCAAGGACCTGCGCCTCAATCTCAACCTGTTCTACTACCAGCAGGACAACATGATCGGCTACGACCGCCTGCTCAATCAGTATCGCAACAGCGGCAGCCATGATATCCGTGGCTTGGAGCTGGAGGCCTGGTGGCAGATCCATGACCGCCTGCGCCTGTCCGGCAATTACAGCCGCAACCACCACAGCGATGAGGGTAACCGCTTCTACAGCACGCCGGATCAGGAGGCCTACCTGCGCCTGGACTGGGAGCTGGCCCCGCGCTGGCAGCTCAATCTGCAGGCCAACTGGAGCGATGAGCGCGAACGCGCCCCCAGCGATGCCCGCGCCGATCTGGACAGCCACTGGCTGGCGGACGCCACCCTGCGCTACAGCCCGGACCCCCACTGGGAGCTGGCCGTATCCCTGCGCAACCTGTTTGACCAAGAGGCGCGCAGCTACACCGGCAGCGGCCTGATCGACGATCTGCCCCTGGCTGAACGCAGCGCCTTTGCCGAGTTGCGCTACAGATTTTAA